In Candidatus Poribacteria bacterium, the sequence TATCTGTCACGTTATCTTTCCAGGAGAGCATCAGTATACTACGCCGCCGCATCAGGACTTCAGTCCGGTTCGTGGTTCGCAGGAAACATGGACCGTGTGGACACCTTTAGGAGACTGTGATGCTGAGTTGGGTGGCTTGGCGATTGCCCGTGGATCAAACCGTCATGGGTTGTTAGAGGACGGCGGTGTCCGTTCCTGGGAGTTGATCGAAGACAATACTGAATGGGCATGTAATCCCTTTAAGTCCGGTGATGTCCTCATGTTTCATAGTTTAACGATTCACCGAGGTCGTGACAACGTGACCGAGGATCGCATCCGACTCGCAACGAGTGCCCGCTACCAATCGGTCAATGAACCCGTTGATGAAGACGCTCTCACCGTTCATCTGGGCTGTGCGAAATGGGAAGAAGTCTATTCTGAGTGGGAAGCCGACGATCCGTTGAAGTATTACTGGGACTCAATTGATATGGATGTTCAACCGGCTTACCATCGCCGCTGGAGAAAATCTGCAAATCGTTAGGTGCAAAAATGGAAAAAGAAAATCAAGAATTGTCTGAAACTGAAGCTCTACAACCCATCCCCGATGGATTGATTGTCCTTACCTTTGATGATGGTAACAAATCAGATTATACTTATGTCGGACCGCTATTGAAGCGTTACGGTTTTGGGGCGACGTTTTTCATTACTGAAGGTCTAAATTTCCTCAATAACAAGGCACACTATGTCACATGGGAAGAGATCCGTCAATTGCACGACGAGGGTTTTGAGATAGGTAACCATACCCGTCATCATACGCATGCCAACACACAATCGAAAGAGGAATTGCTGGCAGACTTGATACACATTGATGAACGGTGCGAAGAATACGGTATCCCCGTTCCTGAAACCTTTGGCTATCCGGCGGATTGTCGCGGACCGGAAGCGATAGAGGCGTTGTCAGAAAAAGGATATCGTTTCGCGCGGCGTGGCATTGGACCGGAGTTTCCATTTCATCCAGAGGGTGGACGTGGACCGGTTTACGATCCGGATGTCTATCACCCGTTGGTCATTCCGTCAG encodes:
- a CDS encoding phytanoyl-CoA dioxygenase family protein, whose translation is MHAELPFVDCTDLVKDRDRLLEHAHQNGYLFFPGLLPVEPVLALRRQVLRVAEQHELLETGTHSDAGIRRKGVFICEQDGSETFRNFYVDVQKLRLFHELPHHKHIVRVLEVLFGASVFIHPRHICHVIFPGEHQYTTPPHQDFSPVRGSQETWTVWTPLGDCDAELGGLAIARGSNRHGLLEDGGVRSWELIEDNTEWACNPFKSGDVLMFHSLTIHRGRDNVTEDRIRLATSARYQSVNEPVDEDALTVHLGCAKWEEVYSEWEADDPLKYYWDSIDMDVQPAYHRRWRKSANR
- a CDS encoding polysaccharide deacetylase family protein; amino-acid sequence: MEKENQELSETEALQPIPDGLIVLTFDDGNKSDYTYVGPLLKRYGFGATFFITEGLNFLNNKAHYVTWEEIRQLHDEGFEIGNHTRHHTHANTQSKEELLADLIHIDERCEEYGIPVPETFGYPADCRGPEAIEALSEKGYRFARRGIGPEFPFHPEGGRGPVYDPDVYHPLVIPSAGVPGPNYGFEDLVWAVEQAKDGKIAVLTFHGVPALEHPWVDVPPEQFETYMNYLRDTGCTVVALRDLAKYVDASETTGKSITYWP